A genomic stretch from Deinococcus yavapaiensis KR-236 includes:
- a CDS encoding ATP-grasp domain-containing protein encodes MNVWFNKSFSVTAAQIQALAGTRYVAHASHTDPTHAVMHATPHHFLEPRGLVGEAYITWMQRMCEARNLDVIVAAKERERLADHVDAFAEFGVRVVTPASRAVQQHLERKDEFLTAWDPEILPIPRWTTFQDLASFERGLDELRADGVRLCIKPARGIYASGFRVLSERPDRAAFFGGQLYQMTVTAARELFAEAPFEHMLLMHTLEGTERSIDCVAWQGTLLAAVVRRKEGASQRLEDRPDLMEAARRIAARYGLSGIFNFQTKDQHGTPHMLEINARASGGLYLSMASGVNFTKLMLDAATGEQVRLTTGTVGLTVAEHKAARIVEEPQGVMS; translated from the coding sequence ATGAACGTCTGGTTCAACAAAAGCTTCAGCGTGACGGCCGCCCAAATTCAAGCACTCGCGGGGACTCGCTACGTCGCGCACGCCAGCCACACCGACCCTACGCACGCGGTCATGCACGCGACTCCCCATCATTTCCTCGAGCCACGCGGTCTCGTCGGGGAGGCGTACATCACGTGGATGCAACGAATGTGTGAGGCGCGGAACCTCGACGTCATTGTCGCCGCCAAGGAGCGTGAGCGTCTCGCGGACCACGTGGATGCGTTCGCCGAGTTCGGCGTACGCGTCGTCACGCCCGCTTCACGCGCCGTTCAGCAGCATTTGGAGCGTAAAGACGAGTTCCTGACGGCTTGGGATCCCGAGATCTTGCCGATTCCACGCTGGACGACCTTCCAAGACCTCGCGAGTTTCGAACGTGGCCTCGACGAATTGCGCGCGGACGGCGTGCGCTTGTGCATCAAGCCTGCCCGCGGCATTTACGCGAGCGGCTTTCGCGTGTTGAGCGAGCGCCCGGATCGCGCCGCCTTCTTCGGCGGGCAGCTTTACCAAATGACGGTAACTGCCGCCCGCGAACTGTTCGCCGAGGCTCCCTTCGAACACATGCTGCTGATGCACACCTTGGAGGGGACGGAACGCTCGATCGATTGCGTCGCCTGGCAAGGGACCCTCCTCGCAGCCGTGGTGCGGCGCAAAGAAGGCGCCTCGCAGCGCTTGGAAGACCGACCGGACCTCATGGAAGCTGCTCGCCGCATCGCGGCACGCTACGGCCTGAGCGGCATCTTCAACTTTCAAACGAAGGATCAACATGGCACTCCGCACATGCTCGAAATCAACGCGCGAGCGTCGGGCGGTCTCTACCTCAGCATGGCAAGCGGCGTGAACTTCACGAAGTTGATGCTCGACGCCGCGACTGGCGAGCAGGTCAGGTTGACCACTGGCACCGTCGGCTTGACGGTCGCCGAGCACAAGGCCGCGCGGATCGTCGAAGAGCCACAGGGTGTGATGTCTTGA